Proteins found in one Sphingomonas sp. SORGH_AS_0879 genomic segment:
- a CDS encoding DedA family protein, with protein MVEHILSALASFAIWVISTGGYLGIMLLMAIESACIPLPSEIIMPFAGYLVSTGQFNLYLAATAGALGCNLGSIVAYEIGKRGGRPVAERWGKYLLIGPGELDAADRFFARYGSIAVLIGRLLPVIRTFIAFPAGVARMRLVPFHLYTFIGSWPFCLVLAIVGRELGEKWDSDPRVKAFFHRADLAIGIVLVVLIGLYVWHRVRGLKRAQD; from the coding sequence ATGGTCGAGCATATTCTTTCCGCGCTGGCGAGCTTCGCCATCTGGGTGATTTCCACCGGTGGCTATCTGGGCATCATGCTGCTGATGGCGATCGAGAGCGCCTGCATCCCGCTGCCCTCCGAAATCATCATGCCGTTCGCGGGCTATCTGGTGTCGACCGGACAGTTCAACCTCTACCTCGCCGCGACGGCGGGGGCGCTGGGGTGCAACCTCGGCTCGATCGTCGCCTATGAGATCGGCAAGCGCGGCGGACGCCCTGTGGCGGAACGTTGGGGCAAATATCTGCTGATCGGGCCCGGCGAACTGGATGCGGCCGACCGGTTCTTCGCGCGCTATGGTTCGATCGCGGTGCTGATCGGGCGGCTGCTGCCCGTCATCCGCACCTTCATCGCCTTTCCGGCGGGGGTGGCGCGGATGAGACTGGTCCCCTTCCACCTCTATACCTTCATCGGCAGTTGGCCCTTCTGCCTGGTCCTCGCCATCGTCGGGCGCGAATTGGGGGAGAAATGGGATTCGGACCCGCGCGTGAAAGCCTTTTTTCACCGCGCCGATCTGGCGATCGGGATCGTGCTGGTCGTGCTGATCGGCCTTTATGTCTGGCACCGGGTGCGCGGGCTCAAGCGCGCGCAGGACTGA
- a CDS encoding demethoxyubiquinone hydroxylase family protein, whose product MSQLRWMPGDRREPMKAMVRVDQAGEYGATRIYAGQLAVLGDRHPFARAIHHMAEQEERHRAFFDRMIAERRVRPTLFQPFWDKAGFALGAITAAISPKAAMACTAAVETEIDKHYQAQLDELGDSDAELSNAIADFQAEELEHRDHALGAGAEEAIAYPVLYGLIRAGCKVAIAAAKRV is encoded by the coding sequence ATGAGCCAGCTTCGCTGGATGCCGGGCGACCGGCGCGAACCGATGAAGGCGATGGTCCGGGTGGACCAGGCCGGGGAATATGGCGCGACCCGCATCTATGCGGGGCAATTGGCGGTGCTGGGCGACCGGCACCCCTTCGCCCGCGCCATCCACCACATGGCCGAGCAGGAGGAGCGTCACCGCGCCTTTTTCGACCGGATGATCGCTGAGCGCCGGGTTCGCCCGACGCTGTTCCAGCCCTTCTGGGACAAGGCGGGTTTCGCGCTGGGTGCGATCACGGCGGCCATCAGCCCCAAGGCGGCGATGGCCTGCACCGCGGCGGTCGAGACCGAGATCGACAAACATTACCAGGCGCAGCTCGACGAACTGGGCGACAGCGACGCCGAATTGTCGAACGCGATCGCCGATTTCCAGGCCGAGGAACTGGAGCATCGCGACCATGCGCTGGGCGCGGGCGCGGAGGAGGCGATCGCCTATCCGGTGCTGTATGGATTGATCCGGGCAGGCTGCAAGGTCGCGATCGCCGCGGCCAAGCGGGTCTGA
- a CDS encoding aldo/keto reductase gives MTMLTLNDGRSMPRMGLGTYQIPDSQVALVVRRGLDTGYGLVDTAAIYGNERGVGDGLRDADVFLTTKLWNDRHRDAEAALDESLALLGVEAVDLYLIHWPVPAEDAYVEAWRSLIGLREVGKATSIGVSNFLPEHLDRIIEATGVAPAVNQIELHPRFQQREARAYHEAKGIVTQSWSPLGRGGDLLQLPEIVRIAEKHGRSTAQVVLAWHLAHGLSVIPKAADAAHMADNFAASELTLDDEDIAAIDALDDADGRIGPDPREM, from the coding sequence ATGACCATGCTGACCCTGAACGACGGCCGGTCCATGCCCCGAATGGGGCTGGGCACCTATCAGATTCCCGATTCGCAGGTCGCGCTGGTGGTGCGGCGCGGGCTGGATACCGGATACGGGCTGGTCGACACCGCCGCCATCTATGGCAATGAGCGGGGAGTGGGCGACGGTCTGCGCGACGCCGATGTCTTCCTGACCACCAAGCTGTGGAACGACCGCCACCGTGATGCCGAAGCGGCGCTGGACGAGAGCCTGGCGCTGTTGGGCGTCGAGGCGGTAGACCTGTATCTGATCCACTGGCCGGTGCCTGCCGAGGACGCCTATGTCGAGGCGTGGCGGAGCCTGATCGGCTTGCGCGAGGTGGGCAAGGCGACGTCGATCGGCGTATCGAACTTTCTCCCCGAGCATCTCGACCGGATCATCGAGGCGACGGGCGTGGCGCCCGCCGTCAACCAGATCGAACTCCACCCCCGTTTCCAGCAGCGCGAGGCGCGCGCCTATCACGAGGCCAAGGGCATCGTCACCCAAAGCTGGAGCCCGTTGGGGCGGGGTGGCGATCTGCTGCAACTCCCCGAGATCGTTCGGATCGCGGAGAAGCATGGCCGTTCGACGGCGCAGGTGGTGCTCGCCTGGCATCTGGCGCATGGCCTGTCGGTGATCCCTAAAGCGGCGGATGCGGCGCACATGGCGGACAATTTCGCGGCGAGCGAACTGACGCTGGACGACGAGGATATCGCCGCGATCGATGCGCTGGACGATGCGGACGGGCGCATCGGGCCTGATCCCAGGGAAATGTAA
- a CDS encoding Glu/Leu/Phe/Val dehydrogenase, giving the protein MSFTAQHHQDLPPEEVVTFYDRESGARGIIALHSTTLGPAAGGCRLWRYPDHHTATLDALRLAEGMALKNALAELPFGGGKAVICLPDGPFDRAALFRTFGRQVAALKGRYVTAEDVGTSVTDMSEVATQTRHVAGLPAKGAQPGGDPSPWTALGVMQAMQVAVSHRLGAELSDVTVAVQGLGHVGYALCELLHEAGAKLVVAEPRSEVAARAADRFGAMVMSSRALLSARVDVLAPCALGGVLNARSVAELKASVVCGAANNQLVDDGMAERLAERDVLYAPDFLVNAGGIVNVAGEYLGWRKPEVRRRVLAIGARMKTVLAQAERAGLTPHHAARGIAHDRIAQSPRVQAEAA; this is encoded by the coding sequence ATGTCGTTCACCGCCCAACATCACCAGGATCTGCCGCCCGAAGAGGTGGTGACATTCTATGACCGGGAAAGCGGCGCGCGGGGGATCATCGCGCTCCATTCGACCACCCTGGGACCGGCGGCGGGCGGGTGTCGGTTGTGGCGTTATCCCGATCACCACACCGCCACGCTGGACGCGCTGCGGCTGGCCGAGGGCATGGCGCTCAAGAACGCGCTGGCCGAACTGCCCTTTGGCGGGGGGAAGGCGGTGATCTGCCTGCCCGATGGACCGTTCGACCGGGCCGCGCTGTTCCGGACCTTCGGCCGGCAAGTCGCCGCGCTCAAGGGCCGCTATGTCACCGCCGAGGATGTCGGCACCAGCGTCACCGACATGAGCGAGGTCGCCACTCAGACCCGCCATGTCGCCGGACTTCCCGCCAAGGGCGCGCAGCCGGGTGGCGATCCGTCGCCCTGGACCGCGCTGGGCGTGATGCAGGCGATGCAGGTCGCCGTCAGCCACCGGCTGGGGGCGGAGCTGTCCGACGTGACCGTGGCGGTGCAGGGGCTGGGCCATGTCGGCTATGCCCTGTGCGAATTGCTGCACGAGGCGGGAGCCAAGCTGGTCGTCGCCGAACCGCGCAGCGAGGTCGCGGCGCGCGCCGCCGACCGGTTCGGTGCGATGGTGATGAGCAGCCGCGCGCTGCTGTCGGCGAGGGTCGATGTGCTGGCGCCTTGTGCGCTCGGCGGTGTCCTGAATGCCAGGAGCGTTGCGGAACTGAAGGCCAGCGTGGTGTGCGGCGCGGCCAACAACCAACTGGTCGATGACGGCATGGCGGAACGCCTGGCCGAACGCGACGTGCTCTACGCGCCCGACTTCCTCGTCAATGCGGGCGGGATCGTCAATGTCGCGGGCGAGTATCTGGGCTGGCGCAAGCCGGAGGTCCGCCGTCGCGTCCTGGCGATCGGCGCACGGATGAAGACCGTGCTCGCCCAGGCCGAGCGTGCCGGGCTGACCCCGCACCATGCCGCGCGTGGAATCGCGCACGACCGTATCGCGCAGAGCCCGCGGGTGCAGGCGGAGGCGGCCTGA
- a CDS encoding Lrp/AsnC family transcriptional regulator: MPHNLDVWERRILALLQEDASLSTAAIAEAVGLSASPCWRRIDRLERDGIIKRRVALVDRAKVGLKAQIFAQVKLNAHGRANLDEFAAAIRDIPEVMECHVLMGSVDFMLRIVAADIESYERLFFERLSNLPGVQEINSTVALSEIKSTSALPIPAG, encoded by the coding sequence ATGCCGCATAATCTCGATGTCTGGGAACGGCGTATCCTCGCTCTGCTTCAGGAGGATGCCAGTCTGTCCACCGCCGCCATCGCCGAAGCGGTGGGTCTGTCCGCCTCGCCCTGCTGGCGGCGGATTGACCGGCTGGAACGCGACGGGATCATCAAGCGGCGGGTGGCACTGGTCGACCGTGCCAAGGTCGGGCTCAAGGCGCAGATCTTCGCGCAGGTGAAGCTGAATGCCCATGGCCGCGCCAATCTCGACGAATTCGCCGCCGCGATCCGGGACATCCCCGAGGTAATGGAGTGTCACGTCCTGATGGGCTCGGTCGACTTCATGCTGCGTATCGTCGCGGCGGACATCGAATCCTATGAGCGGTTGTTCTTCGAGCGGCTGTCGAACCTGCCGGGCGTGCAGGAAATCAACTCGACCGTCGCGCTGTCGGAAATCAAATCGACCAGCGCACTGCCCATTCCGGCGGGATAG
- a CDS encoding disulfide bond formation protein B, which translates to MSTPRTRNETRANLIAFFLPLALLAGAWGSQVFGGLYPCEMCHWQRWPHYAALVPALAAFFVAQRSIRGSLVILAALLIAVSGAIGVAHAGVEYGWWQGFTACTSTVNLDGLSATDRLNAIMHAPVIRCDVAQWTLGGISLAGFNALLSLGGAAAILVLMRKAR; encoded by the coding sequence ATGAGCACCCCCCGCACCCGCAACGAGACACGGGCGAACCTGATCGCCTTCTTCCTGCCGCTGGCGCTGCTCGCCGGGGCTTGGGGCAGCCAGGTGTTCGGCGGCCTCTACCCCTGCGAGATGTGCCATTGGCAGCGCTGGCCGCATTACGCCGCGCTGGTGCCCGCACTTGCCGCCTTCTTCGTGGCCCAGCGCAGCATCCGGGGATCGCTTGTCATCCTTGCCGCGTTGTTGATCGCGGTATCGGGGGCGATCGGTGTCGCCCATGCCGGGGTCGAATATGGCTGGTGGCAGGGCTTTACCGCCTGCACCTCGACGGTGAACCTGGATGGGTTGAGCGCGACCGACCGGCTGAATGCGATCATGCATGCGCCGGTCATCCGCTGCGACGTGGCGCAATGGACCCTGGGCGGGATTTCGCTGGCCGGGTTCAACGCGCTCCTGTCGCTGGGCGGCGCGGCGGCGATCCTGGTGTTGATGAGGAAGGCACGATGA
- a CDS encoding glycosyltransferase family 39 protein, whose translation MSGIRIGLFLLVWFSGSWFGSWELNPNNATRLFATVRMVENGTATIDPMAPLTIDKAQFGDHVYLDKAPGMTLMALPAVAMVDAITGDRADRHPMSAGDEGFVRYLRLRTRVASALGSALLTAIAAVLLFDLGRRVTGQAGAGLFAALGYALGTPIWGYATTLLGHASVAALFVIALAAIARGGGRWLAVAGLALGWAVVVEYQAVLAGSLIGLWALWRDRRDPMVLWPLIAGGLIGLLPLFAYNLFAFGTLFRIGYSGVVGFEGMNRGLFGLTAPDPRVLLAILAGPTRGLIWVAPILVLAPFGLWRLGEERETRGLALTAGGVALVALLVNAAYVYWEGGNATGPRHAMPLAGVAALGLSPFWAATRSFWLRGVNVAFLLVSIGINLTIAAAEIFAPPPFRWAWWDAVIQQHFRFGDLRTVASEWWGWTPWNGLALWALIAVPLSLWLVQSCARLSPRTRCQT comes from the coding sequence TTGAGCGGCATCCGGATCGGCCTCTTCCTGCTGGTCTGGTTCTCGGGGAGCTGGTTCGGGTCTTGGGAGCTGAACCCCAACAACGCCACCCGATTGTTCGCCACGGTGCGCATGGTGGAGAACGGCACCGCGACGATCGACCCGATGGCGCCGCTGACGATCGACAAGGCGCAGTTCGGGGACCATGTCTATCTCGACAAGGCGCCGGGCATGACCCTGATGGCATTGCCCGCCGTGGCGATGGTCGATGCGATCACCGGCGACCGGGCGGACCGGCATCCGATGTCGGCGGGGGACGAAGGCTTTGTCCGTTATCTTCGGTTGCGGACGCGGGTCGCTTCAGCGCTGGGCTCGGCGCTGCTGACCGCGATCGCGGCGGTCCTGTTGTTCGACCTGGGCCGCCGCGTGACGGGGCAGGCGGGCGCGGGGCTGTTCGCGGCGCTGGGCTATGCACTGGGGACGCCGATCTGGGGCTATGCGACGACCCTGCTCGGTCATGCCAGCGTCGCGGCGCTGTTCGTCATCGCGCTGGCCGCCATCGCGCGCGGCGGAGGGCGATGGCTGGCGGTGGCGGGGCTCGCTCTGGGCTGGGCCGTGGTGGTCGAGTATCAGGCGGTGCTGGCGGGATCGCTGATCGGGCTATGGGCGCTATGGCGTGATCGCCGTGACCCCATGGTGCTATGGCCGTTGATCGCGGGGGGACTGATCGGGCTGCTGCCGCTGTTCGCCTATAATCTCTTTGCATTCGGGACGCTGTTCCGAATCGGCTATTCGGGCGTGGTCGGGTTCGAGGGGATGAACCGGGGGCTGTTCGGCCTGACCGCCCCCGATCCGCGCGTGCTGTTGGCGATATTGGCGGGGCCGACGCGCGGGCTGATCTGGGTCGCGCCGATCCTGGTCCTGGCACCCTTCGGACTGTGGCGGCTGGGGGAGGAGCGGGAGACGCGCGGGTTGGCGTTGACGGCGGGCGGGGTGGCGCTGGTCGCGCTGCTGGTCAATGCCGCCTATGTCTATTGGGAGGGCGGCAATGCGACGGGCCCGCGCCATGCCATGCCGCTGGCGGGGGTGGCGGCGCTGGGCCTCTCGCCCTTCTGGGCAGCGACACGGTCGTTCTGGCTGCGCGGGGTGAATGTCGCGTTCCTGCTGGTGTCGATCGGCATCAACCTGACCATCGCGGCGGCGGAAATCTTCGCGCCGCCGCCGTTCCGCTGGGCTTGGTGGGACGCGGTGATCCAGCAGCATTTCCGCTTCGGCGACCTCCGCACCGTCGCGTCCGAATGGTGGGGATGGACCCCGTGGAACGGCCTGGCACTCTGGGCCCTGATCGCCGTCCCCTTGTCGCTGTGGCTGGTTCAGTCCTGCGCGCGCTTGAGCCCGCGCACCCGGTGCCAGACATAA